From Etheostoma spectabile isolate EspeVRDwgs_2016 unplaced genomic scaffold, UIUC_Espe_1.0 scaffold00000662, whole genome shotgun sequence, a single genomic window includes:
- the LOC116674537 gene encoding leucine-rich repeat-containing protein 3B-like, whose protein sequence is MTLLDLWLSRSIPMCLLLQSLVLMALCFPSASMCPKGCICQRDPHLHGLNVTCSQSRLKEIPSSLPVDTVLLRLDHNQIGAVPDQAFHGLRLLRELNLSYNAVETLGEGAFSGIEATLQVLDLSHNRITSVHKDAFARLKARVIVDDNPWHCDCALQQAIGGMAHNHEAAARVLCRSSELRDQEGRPFLAVDTDLCTLAKRTTDYAMLVTMFGWFAMVISYVVYYVRQNQEDARRHLEYLKSLPSKPKKPDEADDISTVV, encoded by the coding sequence ATGACTTTGCTGGACTTGTGGCTGTCGCGCTCTATCCCCATGTGCCTGCTCCTACAGAGCCTAGTCCTCATGGCCCTGTGCTTCCCCTCGGCCAGCATGTGTCCAAAGGGCTGCATCTGCCAACGTGACCCCCACCTCCACGGCCTCAACGTTACCTGCAGTCAGTCCCGCCTCAAAGAGATCCCCTCCAGTCTTCCGGTCGACACCGTCCTGCTGAGGCTGGACCACAACCAAATAGGCGCAGTGCCCGATCAAGCCTTCCACGGACTCCGGCTTTTGAGGGAGCTCAACCTTTCATACAATGCGGTAGAAACATTAGGGGAAGGGGCCTTCAGCGGCATAGAGGCGACGTTACAGGTGCTGGACCTCTCCCACAACCGCATCACTAGCGTACACAAGGATGCCTTCGCTCGGCTCAAGGCCCGCGTCATTGTGGACGATAACCCCTGGCATTGTGACTGTGCCCTCCAGCAAGCCATCGGCGGGATGGCCCACAACCACGAGGCTGCCGCCAGGGTCCTCTGCCGGAGCTCGGAACTTCGTGACCAAGAGGGTCGACCTTTCTTGGCGGTCGACACCGACCTCTGTACCCTAGCCAAAAGGACCACAGACTACGCCATGCTGGTGACCATGTTCGGTTGGTTCGCCATGGTCATCTCATATGTAGTGTATTATGTCCGTCAGAACCAGGAGGACGCCCGGCGCCACCTGGAGTACCTCAAGTCGCTCCCGAGCAAGCCCAAGAAACCTGACGAGGCTGACGACATAAGCACTGTTGTCTGA